CCGCTCAACAGGCAACCGGGGAAGGCTTTCGGTTGTGTCAAGGTCTTCTTCAGTTTCCTCGAAAAAGTCCCCGACATAGAGAAAGGCATCCCGCTCCAGTCCGATGTCCACGAAGGCCGACTGCATTCCGGGGAGAACCTTGCGCACTTTTCCCTTGTAGATATTGCCCACGACGGCTTTGGATTCATCGGCCCGCTCGACGTAAAATTCGACGACGACACCATTTTCCAGAATCGCAACCCGCTTTTCATAAGCGTTCACGCTGATGATCATTTCCTTGTTCATATTTGGAGCTATTCCTCAGATATGTTTCCGTTGTGGCCGTCGCGGCAACGCACAAACGCCGGTGTCATCCTTGACCATCGGCGCGTCGTCCATCTCGCGGCAGCGCCGGCTTGTGTCAGGCAGACCCGCCGGCACACGGCCGGGTCAGGGCCGGTGCGTCCCGGAAAGCCACAGGTATGCTTGCGGATAGCGACGAGAACCAGTCAGCGAATAGGGCAAGGGAAACACGCATCCAGAAGCGCCGGCAGCCAAAACCTGTCGTTGTGCCTGGAATCACCAGTCTGGCATCGCCGGTGAAGTGTTCCAAGCTCACGATGGCCACACCCGGCAACCATCACCGCTGAAACTCCATTGGCGGCGGGTCAAACTTTTTCTTTCATCACCCTCGACCCGGGGGGTATCGTGTCCTAATTCGAGAAGCGCCTTCCGTACACGTTCGCCACCAAACCCAAACTCACGAACGTCATCAACAATGACGAGCCGCCTGCACTCAACAACGGTAACGGTATCCCGATGATGGGAACAAGCCCCACGACCATGCCGAAGTTGACGATGACATGAAACGCCAGAAGCGTCATGTAGCCGGCCAGGACGAGCATTGAAAATCGTTCTCGTGAACGTCCCGCAACGTTGGCAGAGTGTAGTATGACGAAAAGAAGCAGCGCAAGAACCCCCAGAGACCCCACCAGCCCAAACTCCTCGGCAATCACGGAAGCAATGAAATCCGAGTGATGGGCTGGAACAAAACCGCCCTGACTCTGGGTGCCGCCCCGAAACCCGCGTCCCAGAATCCCGCCTGACCCGACGGCAATCATGGACTGCAGGGTTTGATAGCCAAACCCCTCCCGTGTCTGCCGGTCCTGAAGGCGTTCGGGATGAAAAATGGCATTCCAGGTGACGTTGATTCGGTCCCGCTGGTACTGCTTGAGCCGGGGTTCAATCACAAACACAAAGAGCAGCGGGCCGATGACCAGCCCCGTCAGGGCCGACCCCACCACCCACCGTACGGAGATGCCGCTCAAAAAGACCATGACGAGCACCGGCGGGAAGAAGGTCAGGGCCGTCCCGGTGTCCGGCTGCCGGAGTGTCAGCCCGACCGGAATCAGCGTCACGACCGCGACCAGCGCCAGTTGCG
This window of the Chloracidobacterium sp. N genome carries:
- the rodA gene encoding rod shape-determining protein RodA, with product MQERPWRDFDWPLLTALTLLCGVSLVALYSIDAAPGEATDWHQKFWFKQLLWCSIGYVLFFWVTRLNFQRVFDAAPYIYAVTVLLLVAVLIVGVKINGQRCWIRLGPLGTLQPSEFAKLGTILLVARILRPISIQGVTWPQLALVAVVTLIPVGLTLRQPDTGTALTFFPPVLVMVFLSGISVRWVVGSALTGLVIGPLLFVFVIEPRLKQYQRDRINVTWNAIFHPERLQDRQTREGFGYQTLQSMIAVGSGGILGRGFRGGTQSQGGFVPAHHSDFIASVIAEEFGLVGSLGVLALLLFVILHSANVAGRSRERFSMLVLAGYMTLLAFHVIVNFGMVVGLVPIIGIPLPLLSAGGSSLLMTFVSLGLVANVYGRRFSN